The following are encoded together in the Labrus mixtus chromosome 2, fLabMix1.1, whole genome shotgun sequence genome:
- the LOC132985795 gene encoding CD209 antigen-like protein E isoform X2 has translation MAAILTSSESYFNAEVGEYQELPIPEPKEAAKEMTTTPIETEGRSCPRGWLMFTSSCYYISSQRNRRNWDESREDCLQRNADLVVINSRQEQAFLTGFTEAAWVGMTDREQEGTWLWVDGTEVDKDRLQWARGQPDGAFGGEDCGDLHTMITFIGLNDFNCSARAQWICEKRLQSFALSHGV, from the exons ATGGCCGCCATCCTCACCTCCAGTGAGTCTTACTTTAATGCTGAGGTTGGCGAGTATCAGGAGTTACCCATACCCGAACCCAAGGAGGCTGCGAAAGAGATGACCACCACTCCCA TTGAGACAGAGGGACGCAGCTGTCCTCGGGGCTGGCTGATGTTCACCTCCAGCTGTTACTACATCTCCTCTCAGCGAAACAGGAGAAACTGGGACGAAAGCCGGGAGGACTGCCTGCAGAGAAACGCCGACCTGGTGGTCATCAACAGCAGACAGGAACAG GCCTTCCTCACTGGATTCACAGAGGCAGCGTGGGTCGGGATGACTGACAGGGAGCAGGAGGGGACTTGGCTGTGGGTCGATGGAACAGAAGTGGACAAAGACAG GTTGCAGTGGGCGAGGGGTCAGCCTGATGGAGCGTTCGGAGGAGAAGACTGTGGCGACCTTCACACGATGATCACTTTCATCGGCTTGAACGACTTCAACTGCAGCGCCAGAGCCCAGTGGATCTGTGAGAAAAGGTTACAGTCGTTTGCACTGAGTCATGGTGTGTAA
- the LOC132985795 gene encoding CD209 antigen-like protein C isoform X1, which translates to MAAILTSSESYFNAEVGEYQELPIPEPKEAAKEMTTTPKFGHLRVVLLGVGLLCILQGSLNIALRLALSKPSVKVETEGRSCPRGWLMFTSSCYYISSQRNRRNWDESREDCLQRNADLVVINSRQEQAFLTGFTEAAWVGMTDREQEGTWLWVDGTEVDKDRLQWARGQPDGAFGGEDCGDLHTMITFIGLNDFNCSARAQWICEKRLQSFALSHGV; encoded by the exons ATGGCCGCCATCCTCACCTCCAGTGAGTCTTACTTTAATGCTGAGGTTGGCGAGTATCAGGAGTTACCCATACCCGAACCCAAGGAGGCTGCGAAAGAGATGACCACCACTCCCA AATTCGGACACCTTCGTGTGGTTCTCCTGGGCGTCGGCCTGCTGTGTATTCTTCAAGGAAGCCTCAACATCGCTCTGAGACTCGCTCTCAGTAAGCCTTCTGTTAAAG TTGAGACAGAGGGACGCAGCTGTCCTCGGGGCTGGCTGATGTTCACCTCCAGCTGTTACTACATCTCCTCTCAGCGAAACAGGAGAAACTGGGACGAAAGCCGGGAGGACTGCCTGCAGAGAAACGCCGACCTGGTGGTCATCAACAGCAGACAGGAACAG GCCTTCCTCACTGGATTCACAGAGGCAGCGTGGGTCGGGATGACTGACAGGGAGCAGGAGGGGACTTGGCTGTGGGTCGATGGAACAGAAGTGGACAAAGACAG GTTGCAGTGGGCGAGGGGTCAGCCTGATGGAGCGTTCGGAGGAGAAGACTGTGGCGACCTTCACACGATGATCACTTTCATCGGCTTGAACGACTTCAACTGCAGCGCCAGAGCCCAGTGGATCTGTGAGAAAAGGTTACAGTCGTTTGCACTGAGTCATGGTGTGTAA